Proteins encoded within one genomic window of Agelaius phoeniceus isolate bAgePho1 chromosome Z, bAgePho1.hap1, whole genome shotgun sequence:
- the EXOSC5 gene encoding exosome complex component RRP46: MAVEMDVADGQCRLRPFSCELGLLSRPDGSAAFLQGDTSVLAGLYGPAEAKISKELPDRAALEVLLRPKVGLPGVLERSREQLLRQTCEAVLLGVLHPRTAISLVLQVLSDAGSLLSCCLNAACMALLDAGLPLAALFCGVTCALQPDGTILLDPTARQEQEARAILTFAIASSNRKVLMATTKGSCSVEEMQQCLAAAQRAASTVFQFYRDSVRRRYSKC, encoded by the exons ATGGCGGTAGAGATGGATGTGGCGGACGGGCAGTGCCGGCTGCGGCCCTTCTCCTgcgagctggggctgctctcgCGGCCTGACGGCTCGGCCGCCTTCCTGCAGG gtgacaCCTCGGTGCTGGCCGGGCTCTATGGCCCTGCGGAGGCCAAGATCAGCAAGGAGCTTCCGGACCGGGCGGcgctggaggtgctgctgcgCCCCAAGGTGGGGTTGCCAG GTGTGCTGGAGCGCAGTCGGGAGCAGCTGCTGCGGCAGACGTGCGAGGCCGTGCTGCTGGGCGTGCTGCACCCGCGCACCGCCATCTccttggtgctgcaggtgctcagCGATGCTGGTTCC CTGCTGTCGTGCTGCCTGAACGCCGCCTGCATGGCGCTGCTGGACGCGGGGCTGCCCCTGGCCGCCCTCTTCTGTGGGGTCACCTGCGCCCTGCAGCCCGACGGCACCATCCTGCTGGACCCCACGGCCCGACAGGAGCAG gaggcACGCGCCATCCTCACCTTCGCCATCGCCAGCAGCAACAGGAAAGTGCTGATGGCCACCACCAagggcagctgctctgtggaggAG atgcagcagtgcctggccgCAGCCCAGCGTGCCGCCAGCACCGTCTTCCAGTTCTACCGCGACTCCGTGCGCCGCCGCTACTCCAAGTGCTGA